In the Panulirus ornatus isolate Po-2019 chromosome 45, ASM3632096v1, whole genome shotgun sequence genome, one interval contains:
- the LOC139762921 gene encoding uncharacterized protein isoform X1, which yields MESSGWIRDSGPWVCGGRWLLVGLVLILAFDPVSAPPGVLEVKSQWRWPGREEMGEPTLGADRVNVTAVLGHTVTLPCRVSNLRDRTVSWIRSRDLTVLAVDRHTVTSDQRFSVLHPEETEDWLLEVRGVRAGDQGVYDCQVNTHPKMSTKIFLKVLHDQGQASILDIPVSDTGVVSPQAVAPANDEGSALVVRVLGERWVRVAAGWTLRLVCRASGKALHDLHDHSILHNDPLISWSLDGVPVTALWQQNKVLVRESWSSDLVESELEVRRLHPTDGGAYACVVPYANPDRVTVSVTTPQKPVGGPSKLASSDEGRGPASPSSGGSSSSSSFFSGEEEASEGAVAGAAAGRAAVISGAIILALLLIQMALCVFYIKKV from the exons GTGTCTTGGAGGTCAAATCGCAGTGGCGGTGGCCtgggagggaagaaatgggagaACCTACGTTGGGTGCGGACCGGGTCAACGTCACGGCCGTGCTGGGTCACACGGTGACCTTACCCTGCCGCGTTAGCAACCTTAGAGACCGTACG GTCTCGTGGATCCGGTCTCGAGACCTGACGGTGCTGGCTGTGGACCGTCACACCGTCACCAGTGACCAGAGGTTTTCG GTGTTGCACCcggaggagacagaggattggctGCTGGAGGTGCGTGGCGTCCGGGCTGGTGACCAGGGCGTCTATGACTGCCAGGTCAACACGCACCCGAAGATGTCCACCAAGATATTCCTAAAGGTTCTCCACGACCAAG gTCAAGCGTCCATACTGGATATTCCTGTGTCAGACACTGGTGTTGTCTCGCCCCAAGCAG TAGCGCCGGCGAACGATGAGGGGTCAGCGTTGGTAGTCAGGGTGCTCGGGGAGCGATGGGTCAGGGTGGCAGCTGGTTGGACCCTCCGGCTGGTTTGCCGCGCCTCGGGCAAGGCGCTCCACGACCTACACGACCACtccatcctccacaacgaccccCTCATCTCCTGGTCGCTGGATGGCGTGCCAGTCACCGCTTTGTGGCAACAGAACAAG GTGCTGGTGCGTGAGTCGTGGAGCAGCGACCTGGTGGAGTCAGAGCTCGAGGTACGACGCCTCCATCCGACCGACGGAGGCGCTTACGCTTGCGTCGTGCCCTACGCCAACCCGGACCGCGTCACTGTCTCCGTCACAACGCCCCAGA AACCAGTGGGCGGGCCGTCCAAGCTCGCGTCGTCAGACGAAGGGCGTGGCCCAGCGTCGCCTTCGTCagggggttcctcctcctcctcctccttcttcagcggTGAGGAGGAGGCGTCCGAGGGAGCcgtggcaggagcagcagctggcaGGGCAGCTGTCATCAGCGGAGCCATTATCCTGGCTCTCCTCCTCATCCAAATGGCTCTCTGCGTCTTTTACATCAAGAAAGTTTAA
- the LOC139762921 gene encoding titin-like isoform X2: MESSGWIRDSGPWVCGGRWLLVGLVLILAFDPVSAPPGVLEVKSQWRWPGREEMGEPTLGADRVNVTAVLGHTVTLPCRVSNLRDRTVSWIRSRDLTVLAVDRHTVTSDQRFSVLHPEETEDWLLEVRGVRAGDQGVYDCQVNTHPKMSTKIFLKVLHDQGQASILDIPVSDTGVVSPQAAPANDEGSALVVRVLGERWVRVAAGWTLRLVCRASGKALHDLHDHSILHNDPLISWSLDGVPVTALWQQNKVLVRESWSSDLVESELEVRRLHPTDGGAYACVVPYANPDRVTVSVTTPQKPVGGPSKLASSDEGRGPASPSSGGSSSSSSFFSGEEEASEGAVAGAAAGRAAVISGAIILALLLIQMALCVFYIKKV, encoded by the exons GTGTCTTGGAGGTCAAATCGCAGTGGCGGTGGCCtgggagggaagaaatgggagaACCTACGTTGGGTGCGGACCGGGTCAACGTCACGGCCGTGCTGGGTCACACGGTGACCTTACCCTGCCGCGTTAGCAACCTTAGAGACCGTACG GTCTCGTGGATCCGGTCTCGAGACCTGACGGTGCTGGCTGTGGACCGTCACACCGTCACCAGTGACCAGAGGTTTTCG GTGTTGCACCcggaggagacagaggattggctGCTGGAGGTGCGTGGCGTCCGGGCTGGTGACCAGGGCGTCTATGACTGCCAGGTCAACACGCACCCGAAGATGTCCACCAAGATATTCCTAAAGGTTCTCCACGACCAAG gTCAAGCGTCCATACTGGATATTCCTGTGTCAGACACTGGTGTTGTCTCGCCCCAAGCAG CGCCGGCGAACGATGAGGGGTCAGCGTTGGTAGTCAGGGTGCTCGGGGAGCGATGGGTCAGGGTGGCAGCTGGTTGGACCCTCCGGCTGGTTTGCCGCGCCTCGGGCAAGGCGCTCCACGACCTACACGACCACtccatcctccacaacgaccccCTCATCTCCTGGTCGCTGGATGGCGTGCCAGTCACCGCTTTGTGGCAACAGAACAAG GTGCTGGTGCGTGAGTCGTGGAGCAGCGACCTGGTGGAGTCAGAGCTCGAGGTACGACGCCTCCATCCGACCGACGGAGGCGCTTACGCTTGCGTCGTGCCCTACGCCAACCCGGACCGCGTCACTGTCTCCGTCACAACGCCCCAGA AACCAGTGGGCGGGCCGTCCAAGCTCGCGTCGTCAGACGAAGGGCGTGGCCCAGCGTCGCCTTCGTCagggggttcctcctcctcctcctccttcttcagcggTGAGGAGGAGGCGTCCGAGGGAGCcgtggcaggagcagcagctggcaGGGCAGCTGTCATCAGCGGAGCCATTATCCTGGCTCTCCTCCTCATCCAAATGGCTCTCTGCGTCTTTTACATCAAGAAAGTTTAA